One window of Garciella nitratireducens DSM 15102 genomic DNA carries:
- a CDS encoding DUF4368 domain-containing protein — protein sequence ERITKLKHTIDTANEQSLNTDRFLALVKKYTEITELDAEIIREFIDKIIVFKAEKVDGRRTQRIQIFYNCIGAIDLPN from the coding sequence AAGAAAGAATAACCAAATTAAAGCATACCATTGATACAGCAAATGAACAGTCCCTCAATACCGACCGATTTTTGGCACTGGTTAAAAAGTACACAGAAATTACAGAATTGGATGCAGAGATTATTCGAGAGTTCATTGACAAAATTATAGTATTCAAGGCTGAAAAGGTAGATGGCCGCAGAACCCAGCGGATTCAAATTTTCTATAACTGCATTGGTGCTATCGACTTGCCAAACTAA